The Sinomonas sp. P10A9 genome includes a window with the following:
- a CDS encoding ABC transporter ATP-binding protein: MLDKLKTVMSLVRRPWRGWMAASVVGSVIIAGLDMLGVAAMLPLMQVVTGADRKTGALGFISSAIGSTEPQMLLIATASVVALAFIVKSAFSIVFRWWLLGHATALEAEAATELMRRYVMAPYATHRERKLAEVHRNISGAIPQTFSQVVLGILSLAADALTLVAIGVVLFAVSPWATLLAVVLFLAMGWGTQAGLKHRYGVIGETMAQSDLDAWAALMPGINGFRESRLAAAGSVFVSRFARAKADRARASRELSLVSELPKYVLEIGLVVAIAAVAVLLFATGTPDQALSVIGVFAAGSTRILPTINRLVATSGVIRAGQVGLRILSDEVQSLDQHRDYEEYPSAVRSYRGDIELDGVEFSFVDSTEPVLRSVNVTIEEGQTTAFVGSSGAGKSTLLDVILGLLEPTAGTVRCGGREIRADLAGWYAGLGVVPQDVFLLDDSLESNIAFAEDPRSIDRARLNRALSMSQLDELVAGLPEGLSTRLGERGVRMSGGQRQRIGIARALYREPGVLVLDEATSALDNVTEHRLTETIDALSGSMTIIIVAHRLSTVRHADKIVYMANGSVESEGTFDALVEASPGFSQLVALGRLV, translated from the coding sequence ATGCTTGACAAGCTCAAGACCGTCATGAGCCTCGTGCGCAGGCCGTGGCGCGGCTGGATGGCCGCGTCAGTGGTCGGGTCGGTGATTATCGCGGGGCTCGATATGCTGGGGGTCGCGGCGATGCTCCCCCTGATGCAGGTCGTCACAGGTGCGGACCGGAAGACGGGGGCCCTCGGCTTCATCTCCTCCGCCATCGGGTCCACAGAGCCCCAGATGCTCCTCATCGCGACGGCTTCCGTTGTGGCCCTGGCGTTCATCGTCAAGAGTGCGTTCAGTATCGTATTCCGCTGGTGGCTGCTGGGGCACGCTACGGCGCTCGAGGCTGAGGCGGCCACCGAGCTGATGCGGCGCTACGTCATGGCGCCCTATGCGACCCACCGCGAGCGCAAGCTCGCCGAGGTTCACCGCAACATCTCGGGGGCCATACCCCAGACGTTCTCGCAGGTCGTGCTCGGCATATTGAGCCTCGCGGCGGACGCACTTACCCTCGTCGCGATCGGCGTCGTGCTGTTTGCCGTATCCCCGTGGGCCACGCTCCTCGCCGTCGTCCTGTTTCTTGCGATGGGCTGGGGAACCCAAGCGGGCCTCAAACACCGGTATGGCGTCATCGGCGAGACTATGGCGCAGTCCGATCTCGATGCCTGGGCTGCTCTCATGCCGGGTATCAACGGGTTCCGCGAGTCGCGGCTCGCGGCAGCGGGAAGCGTGTTCGTGAGTCGCTTTGCTCGCGCCAAGGCGGACAGGGCGAGGGCTTCGCGCGAATTGTCCCTTGTCTCTGAGCTTCCGAAATACGTGCTTGAGATCGGCCTCGTCGTCGCCATCGCCGCCGTCGCAGTGCTCCTGTTCGCCACAGGGACCCCCGACCAGGCCTTGTCCGTGATCGGCGTGTTTGCCGCGGGATCGACGCGAATCCTCCCGACCATCAACCGGCTCGTCGCAACGAGCGGCGTGATCCGCGCCGGACAGGTTGGTCTTCGCATCCTGTCCGATGAGGTGCAGTCTCTGGACCAACACCGTGACTACGAGGAGTACCCTTCCGCGGTCCGCTCCTACAGGGGAGACATCGAGCTCGATGGTGTCGAATTCAGCTTCGTGGACTCGACCGAGCCCGTCCTCCGCTCGGTGAACGTCACCATCGAGGAGGGGCAGACCACGGCGTTTGTCGGTTCCAGCGGAGCAGGGAAGAGTACCCTGCTGGATGTCATCCTTGGCCTGCTCGAACCGACCGCGGGTACGGTGCGGTGTGGTGGACGCGAGATTCGGGCCGATCTGGCCGGCTGGTACGCCGGTCTTGGCGTGGTGCCGCAGGACGTGTTCCTCCTTGACGACTCCCTCGAGAGCAATATCGCCTTCGCCGAGGACCCGAGGAGTATCGATCGCGCCCGGCTGAACCGGGCTCTGTCCATGTCCCAGCTCGACGAGCTGGTCGCGGGGCTTCCGGAGGGCCTGTCGACGCGCCTGGGTGAGCGAGGCGTTCGGATGTCGGGCGGACAGAGGCAGCGGATCGGCATTGCCCGCGCGCTGTACCGTGAACCCGGCGTACTCGTACTCGATGAGGCCACCTCGGCCCTCGATAACGTCACTGAGCATCGGCTGACGGAGACGATCGATGCGCTGAGCGGGTCGATGACTATCATCATCGTTGCCCACCGGCTCTCGACGGTGCGGCATGCGGACAAGATCGTCTACATGGCGAATGGGTCGGTCGAGTCGGAGGGAACGTTCGACGCATTGGTGGAGGCAAGTCCCGGATTCAGCCAGTTGGTGGCGCTTGGGAGACTCGTTTGA
- a CDS encoding CgeB family protein has translation MTRLLLVTPTFHGYHRGIARALEERGYEVVTHCYDAFATLGDKVRNKALFELPARIGIDSHRAAAAWATKRTLEVLREVNPDRIVVIKGDTLGPDFWDEVDRRELPRILWLYDDLHRHRYTHDFLREIGPVVSYARSEADSLVENGVNACWVPNGFDPDLASPPSTRTEEIVFVGSRYPNRVSLLERLHDAGLPVRAYGRQWSHHPLDRLRTWEIGRPGLRSERDIPLERAYTVQAEAAAAINVHGLQAGLAMRTFEVPGMGGLQLIDRPDVADFYEPGVETLVFGSPDELVELGRRALRDHVWAERIREAGRRRTLAEHTFAHRIERLDTLWD, from the coding sequence GTGACGCGCCTCCTCCTGGTGACTCCCACATTCCACGGCTACCATCGGGGCATCGCCCGCGCGCTCGAGGAACGCGGATACGAGGTGGTTACCCACTGCTACGACGCGTTCGCCACGCTGGGGGACAAGGTTCGCAACAAGGCACTATTCGAGTTGCCAGCACGGATCGGCATCGACAGCCATCGTGCTGCGGCAGCGTGGGCTACCAAGCGCACCCTTGAGGTCCTCAGGGAGGTGAACCCCGACCGCATTGTCGTCATCAAGGGGGACACTCTGGGCCCCGACTTCTGGGATGAGGTGGACCGCCGTGAGCTGCCACGTATCCTCTGGCTCTACGACGACCTCCACCGGCACCGCTATACCCATGACTTCCTGCGCGAGATCGGGCCTGTGGTTTCCTACGCCCGCAGCGAGGCGGACAGTCTCGTTGAGAATGGCGTCAATGCGTGCTGGGTCCCCAACGGCTTCGACCCGGACCTCGCGTCTCCACCGAGCACGCGGACTGAGGAGATCGTCTTCGTCGGCTCGCGCTACCCCAACCGGGTCAGCCTCCTGGAACGCCTGCACGACGCCGGCCTGCCAGTTCGTGCCTACGGCCGGCAATGGTCGCACCATCCGCTCGACAGACTCCGCACCTGGGAGATCGGCCGCCCCGGCCTGCGGTCGGAACGGGACATCCCCCTCGAGCGTGCCTACACCGTGCAGGCAGAGGCAGCGGCCGCCATCAACGTGCACGGCCTCCAGGCCGGCCTCGCGATGCGCACCTTCGAGGTCCCCGGGATGGGTGGCCTCCAGCTTATCGACCGGCCGGACGTGGCCGACTTCTACGAACCCGGTGTCGAGACCCTCGTGTTCGGCTCACCCGACGAGCTCGTGGAGCTCGGCCGGCGCGCACTCCGGGACCACGTCTGGGCGGAGAGGATCCGTGAGGCCGGACGGCGCCGCACTCTCGCCGAGCACACGTTCGCCCACCGGATCGAGCGGCTGGACACGCTGTGGGACTGA
- a CDS encoding glycosyltransferase, with amino-acid sequence MRRAISGAAIVDLQWEEVGAILPFVRGINPSARIVCTLHDVLSQRFSRSRDRATTPLRRLRWAWAAMLARRLEQALMRRADEVVVLSEKDRGLLPPGRARVHVVNPPLAPDEPPSGRTPEPGAMLFVAALYRWDNAEGLTWFITECLPLIKRRVPSAKLRVAGAGAGLELRSLAAAQGVELLDFVEDLAPLYAQAAVVVVPLLHGAGTKFKVIDALVTGVPVVTTSVGAEGIGTELHYAGVMDQAVEFAERVVDVLENSVHFEQRAREAQNWAMAHYGREQFLASMERIYAMGEQRA; translated from the coding sequence GTGCGCAGAGCGATCAGCGGAGCAGCGATTGTCGACCTCCAGTGGGAAGAAGTCGGGGCGATCCTTCCGTTCGTTCGCGGCATAAACCCCTCGGCCCGCATCGTGTGCACGCTGCACGACGTGCTGTCCCAGCGTTTCTCGCGCTCGCGCGACCGGGCTACGACGCCACTGCGGCGCTTGAGGTGGGCGTGGGCGGCCATGCTTGCCCGCAGGCTTGAGCAAGCGCTGATGCGCCGGGCCGATGAGGTCGTGGTGCTCAGTGAGAAGGACCGCGGCCTCTTGCCACCCGGCCGGGCACGGGTGCATGTGGTCAATCCGCCACTCGCACCCGATGAGCCTCCGTCGGGCCGCACGCCCGAGCCTGGGGCAATGCTCTTCGTTGCCGCCCTCTACCGTTGGGACAACGCCGAGGGCCTGACTTGGTTCATCACGGAGTGCCTGCCCCTGATCAAGCGCCGTGTCCCCTCGGCCAAACTCCGGGTCGCGGGCGCAGGCGCGGGCCTCGAGCTGCGGTCGCTGGCCGCCGCACAGGGAGTCGAATTGCTCGACTTCGTCGAGGATCTGGCTCCTCTCTACGCTCAGGCGGCGGTCGTCGTCGTCCCGCTGCTTCATGGTGCCGGAACAAAGTTCAAGGTCATCGATGCGCTTGTTACGGGCGTGCCGGTCGTGACAACGAGCGTCGGTGCCGAGGGGATCGGCACCGAACTGCACTATGCCGGCGTCATGGATCAGGCCGTCGAGTTCGCTGAGCGCGTGGTTGATGTCCTCGAGAACAGCGTGCATTTCGAGCAACGTGCGCGCGAGGCACAGAATTGGGCCATGGCGCATTACGGCCGGGAACAGTTCCTAGCGTCAATGGAGCGAATCTACGCCATGGGGGAGCAGAGGGCATGA
- a CDS encoding RNA-binding protein yields the protein MFPEDLIAWRWWQRRQNPLRLLRSALRPDTPARPWLAVRGTSPRLLVALDATTPTQLASLVRPLELLGENVAAAVLAPSRLNGVLPGEWTWTEVDGAAHYGAARPEVLDEVASVLAVGHYLPVGAQAEQWAHELSAQLFVVQHGLLTPHAPPLPRGAHLFSFTDADAEFAASGRTDVAHTTVGSQLLWAAASGAGTVVSDRPVYLGQLHGAELPRAGKARAAGGFCRETGAEYRPHPAETDLLSRLQHRRWASQGIAFDRSGLPLAELGRPVVSAFSTGVLEAAARGVPAWVHYPRPPVWLSEFWERYGMLPWGGDPTPSPIRPATEPAQAIANHLLETLGARP from the coding sequence ATGTTCCCCGAGGACCTGATCGCCTGGCGCTGGTGGCAGCGCCGGCAGAACCCGCTCCGGCTCCTTCGCAGCGCCCTTCGGCCGGACACGCCAGCGCGCCCGTGGCTCGCCGTCCGGGGGACGTCGCCCCGCCTCCTGGTTGCACTCGACGCGACCACGCCCACTCAACTCGCCTCGCTTGTCCGGCCGCTCGAGTTGCTTGGCGAGAACGTGGCCGCGGCGGTACTCGCCCCGTCGCGGCTCAACGGCGTCCTGCCGGGCGAGTGGACCTGGACGGAGGTCGATGGAGCGGCGCACTACGGCGCGGCTCGCCCGGAGGTGCTTGACGAGGTCGCGTCGGTGCTCGCCGTGGGCCATTACCTGCCCGTCGGGGCCCAAGCCGAGCAGTGGGCGCACGAACTCTCCGCCCAGCTCTTCGTGGTCCAGCACGGCCTCCTGACGCCCCACGCTCCGCCGCTCCCGCGAGGCGCCCACCTGTTCTCGTTCACCGACGCCGACGCCGAGTTCGCCGCCTCTGGCCGCACCGATGTGGCGCACACGACGGTCGGCTCGCAGCTGCTCTGGGCCGCAGCATCGGGGGCCGGCACTGTGGTCTCGGACCGGCCGGTCTACCTCGGGCAGCTCCACGGCGCGGAGTTGCCGCGTGCCGGGAAGGCCCGGGCGGCCGGCGGATTCTGCCGCGAGACCGGGGCCGAGTATCGTCCGCATCCGGCGGAGACAGACCTCCTCTCCCGACTGCAGCATCGGCGCTGGGCCAGCCAGGGGATCGCGTTCGACCGCTCCGGTCTCCCCCTGGCCGAGCTCGGCCGGCCCGTCGTCTCGGCCTTCTCGACCGGCGTCCTCGAGGCCGCCGCGCGGGGCGTGCCCGCATGGGTCCATTACCCGAGGCCGCCAGTCTGGCTGTCCGAGTTCTGGGAGCGGTACGGGATGCTGCCTTGGGGAGGCGACCCCACGCCGTCGCCCATCAGACCGGCAACTGAACCAGCCCAAGCGATCGCTAACCATCTCCTCGAGACCCTAGGGGCCCGCCCATGA
- a CDS encoding glycosyltransferase family 4 protein, which translates to MRVLFVTPWSVHDPAAWSGVIPKMYAALASRVTVDALETSRAGDAWADRAAARIIGSFSSRAYLVGHALATSRRRGRYVERELRNRPADVVLAVAASQDIALLKAPVPVVQITDATFAAMSGFYPQFDNLHRLSAVQGRIMSGKAQRRTAAFGVASDWARQSLIDEYGVHPDTCRVLPFGPAVDGPSPLARVTGNGTLRILVVSSDWQRKGGEHAVEAVGRLRAKGVDVSLTVVGNAPPLPPWITALGRIERDKMPAVYDSHDVLLELATANAGGVTMTDAHAFGLPVVATNSGGTASIVSHGETGLLIEPGTAMVDRAADALASFADPMVRAGHSTRAAGRHATVLNWDVWAEGVLDLCRTAAGDRHA; encoded by the coding sequence GTGCGTGTACTCTTTGTGACCCCGTGGAGCGTCCACGATCCAGCGGCGTGGTCCGGTGTCATACCGAAGATGTATGCAGCCCTCGCCTCCCGGGTGACGGTTGACGCCCTGGAGACGAGCCGTGCGGGGGACGCATGGGCTGATCGGGCCGCCGCCCGTATCATCGGCTCGTTCAGCTCTCGCGCCTACTTGGTTGGGCATGCTCTCGCAACGAGCAGGCGCCGAGGCCGGTACGTGGAGCGTGAGCTGCGGAATCGTCCAGCGGATGTCGTTCTGGCCGTAGCGGCGTCGCAGGACATCGCGCTCCTGAAGGCCCCGGTACCCGTTGTGCAGATCACCGACGCCACCTTCGCGGCGATGAGCGGGTTCTACCCCCAATTCGACAATCTTCATCGCCTGTCCGCCGTGCAGGGGCGGATCATGTCGGGGAAGGCGCAGCGCCGTACGGCAGCCTTTGGAGTTGCCAGTGACTGGGCGCGGCAGTCGCTCATCGATGAGTACGGTGTGCATCCTGATACCTGCCGCGTCCTCCCGTTTGGGCCGGCTGTGGATGGGCCGTCACCCCTTGCCCGAGTCACGGGAAATGGCACCCTTCGGATCCTCGTCGTCTCGAGCGATTGGCAGCGCAAAGGCGGGGAGCATGCGGTCGAGGCTGTAGGGCGCCTTCGGGCTAAGGGTGTAGACGTATCACTGACTGTCGTCGGGAATGCCCCGCCGCTCCCACCCTGGATCACTGCGCTTGGTCGGATCGAGCGGGATAAGATGCCGGCGGTGTATGACTCGCACGATGTGCTGCTCGAGCTGGCCACGGCCAACGCAGGGGGCGTCACCATGACCGATGCTCACGCGTTCGGGCTCCCGGTTGTCGCGACGAATAGCGGCGGAACCGCCAGTATCGTGTCCCACGGCGAGACCGGCCTGCTCATTGAGCCGGGGACCGCAATGGTTGACCGGGCTGCAGACGCCTTGGCGTCCTTCGCCGATCCCATGGTCCGTGCGGGTCATTCGACGAGGGCCGCAGGTCGCCATGCGACTGTCCTGAATTGGGATGTGTGGGCCGAGGGTGTGCTTGACCTCTGCCGCACGGCCGCGGGGGACAGGCATGCTTGA
- a CDS encoding cytidylyltransferase domain-containing protein yields MTILCVIPVRGGSKGVPRKNIRNVAGKPLVVWTIEQALAAKAGLDVLVSTDDPEIADVARAAGADVPFLRPAELAQDTTATEPVVRHAIDFRAAQGRTPDAVILLQATSPLRFHGTLDRAVEQFETTGVDSLVGVVPQTPFLWTLPAEPGGQPAAQYTVESRPRRQELGERDFRYRETGSLYVTRTRIYEQFDNRLGGRIGLFVMDEGEGVDVDTELDLSIAEQQLGRFRAELEGENRAI; encoded by the coding sequence ATGACCATCCTCTGCGTCATCCCCGTCCGCGGAGGGTCGAAGGGCGTGCCCCGCAAGAACATCCGGAACGTAGCAGGCAAACCGCTCGTCGTCTGGACGATTGAGCAGGCCCTGGCCGCGAAGGCCGGTCTCGACGTGCTCGTCTCGACCGATGATCCCGAGATCGCCGACGTCGCCCGGGCGGCAGGCGCTGATGTCCCGTTCCTGCGCCCCGCCGAGCTCGCGCAGGACACGACGGCGACCGAGCCAGTGGTCCGCCACGCGATCGACTTCCGTGCTGCCCAAGGCCGTACGCCAGACGCGGTCATCCTCCTTCAGGCCACTTCGCCGCTGCGCTTCCACGGCACGCTGGACCGCGCCGTCGAGCAGTTCGAGACGACCGGCGTCGATTCCCTCGTGGGCGTGGTCCCGCAGACCCCGTTCCTGTGGACCCTGCCGGCCGAGCCCGGGGGCCAGCCTGCCGCCCAGTACACTGTTGAGAGCAGGCCGCGCCGTCAGGAGCTTGGCGAGCGGGACTTCCGGTACCGCGAGACCGGGTCCCTCTATGTGACGCGGACCCGCATCTACGAACAGTTCGACAACCGCCTCGGCGGGCGGATCGGCCTGTTCGTGATGGACGAGGGGGAAGGCGTCGACGTCGACACCGAACTGGACCTCTCGATCGCCGAACAGCAGCTAGGCCGGTTCCGTGCGGAGCTGGAGGGGGAGAACCGCGCCATATGA
- a CDS encoding N-acetylneuraminate synthase family protein: MIIERNITPYVVFSEDPVLTALQKITANQERIVFCVDEHGILQGSLSDGDFRRWIVEHPTADLTASALAVANRSVRTAPYTMPPAELGAHMGRGVAHLPLVDPRGHLMAIAVDRADVLRIGQHEIGPGSPSFVIAEIGNNHNGSVDLAKRLVDLAAEAGADAVKFQLRDMDALYRQSGGLSAGEDLGAQYTLDLLSRFSLPADQLFGVFDHAKDRGIDVMCTPWDSPSVQALADYGIPALKIASADLTNHGLLRDAGSRGLPLILSTGMSREDEIRETAGLMRSLGGSFAMLHCQSTYPAPFKDVNLAYMDRLAEIGGCIVGYSGHERGYHVPVAAVARGAKIIEKHFTVDTAMEGNDHKVSLLPGEFAAMVARIREVEESIGEATPRQVSTGEMMNRVNLAKSLVAARPIPAGTLITEADVDVKSPGRGLQPNALPRLLGRTLRRALGEGDFFFEGDLADVVPTGRDFSFRRPWGLPVRYHDHAALIADCTPDFLEFHFSYKDLEIEVDSVFSGGAGPLDMGFTTHLPDLFAGDFLVDLASPDDQVWERSIAEVQRTIDITRSLTRWFKREDEPIMVVTMGGFTKDRHVAPTERPAMYERIAKALGRLDTSGVRIAAQTLPPYPWLMGGQQFHNLFLDPHDTAEFAASTGTKLCLDVSHSKLAANHLGMPFSEAVELLAPHTIHLHLVDATGVDGEGVQVAEGEVDWAALSDQLDRLAPGVSFIPEIWQGHVNSGEGFWTALDRLEAWF, encoded by the coding sequence ATGATCATCGAGCGGAACATCACGCCGTACGTCGTCTTCTCCGAGGACCCGGTCCTCACCGCACTTCAAAAGATCACCGCAAACCAGGAGCGGATCGTCTTCTGCGTCGATGAGCACGGCATCCTCCAGGGATCCCTCTCCGACGGCGACTTCCGCCGCTGGATCGTTGAGCATCCCACCGCTGACCTCACCGCTTCCGCGCTCGCCGTCGCGAACCGATCTGTCCGCACCGCCCCGTACACGATGCCTCCCGCCGAGCTCGGCGCGCACATGGGCCGCGGCGTCGCGCACCTGCCGCTCGTGGATCCGCGCGGCCACCTCATGGCCATCGCGGTGGACCGCGCTGACGTGCTGCGCATCGGCCAGCACGAGATCGGGCCTGGCAGCCCGTCGTTCGTCATCGCAGAGATCGGCAACAACCACAACGGCTCCGTAGACCTCGCCAAGCGCCTCGTTGACCTCGCGGCAGAGGCCGGCGCGGACGCAGTCAAGTTCCAGCTGCGCGACATGGACGCCCTCTACCGCCAGTCCGGCGGACTGAGCGCGGGGGAGGACCTCGGCGCCCAGTACACCCTCGACCTGCTCTCGCGTTTCTCGCTCCCGGCCGATCAGCTCTTCGGCGTCTTCGACCACGCCAAGGACCGCGGCATCGACGTCATGTGCACCCCGTGGGACTCCCCAAGCGTCCAGGCACTCGCCGACTACGGCATTCCGGCACTAAAGATCGCCTCTGCAGACCTGACCAACCACGGACTCCTGCGCGACGCCGGATCCCGCGGACTCCCGCTCATCCTCTCCACCGGCATGTCACGCGAGGATGAGATCCGCGAAACCGCGGGGCTCATGCGCTCCCTCGGGGGAAGCTTCGCGATGCTGCACTGCCAGTCCACGTACCCGGCGCCGTTCAAGGACGTGAACCTCGCCTACATGGACCGCCTCGCGGAGATCGGCGGCTGCATCGTGGGCTACTCGGGCCATGAGCGCGGGTACCACGTTCCCGTCGCCGCGGTGGCGCGCGGGGCGAAGATCATCGAGAAGCACTTCACCGTGGACACGGCCATGGAGGGCAACGACCACAAGGTCTCGCTCCTCCCCGGGGAGTTCGCGGCCATGGTGGCCCGCATCCGGGAGGTCGAGGAGTCCATCGGCGAGGCCACCCCGCGCCAAGTCTCGACCGGCGAGATGATGAACCGCGTCAACCTCGCCAAGTCGCTCGTCGCGGCCCGACCTATCCCCGCGGGAACGCTCATCACCGAGGCGGACGTGGATGTGAAGAGCCCGGGCCGCGGTCTCCAGCCCAACGCGCTCCCGCGCCTACTGGGGCGTACCCTGCGTCGCGCCCTCGGGGAGGGTGACTTCTTCTTCGAAGGCGACCTGGCCGACGTCGTGCCTACGGGGCGCGACTTCTCGTTCCGCCGCCCATGGGGCCTTCCCGTGCGCTACCACGACCACGCTGCGCTCATCGCGGACTGCACGCCGGACTTCCTCGAGTTCCACTTCTCCTACAAGGACCTCGAGATCGAGGTGGACTCCGTTTTCTCAGGGGGGGCAGGGCCTCTCGACATGGGCTTCACGACCCACCTCCCGGACCTGTTCGCCGGTGACTTCCTCGTAGACCTCGCCTCGCCGGACGACCAGGTGTGGGAGCGGTCGATCGCCGAGGTCCAGCGCACGATCGACATCACCCGCTCGCTCACGCGATGGTTCAAGCGCGAGGACGAGCCGATCATGGTGGTGACGATGGGCGGCTTCACGAAGGACCGCCACGTCGCACCCACAGAGCGGCCCGCCATGTACGAGCGGATCGCTAAGGCGCTTGGCCGCCTCGACACGTCCGGCGTGCGGATCGCGGCCCAGACCCTGCCTCCGTACCCCTGGCTCATGGGCGGACAGCAGTTCCACAACCTCTTCCTCGATCCCCACGACACGGCGGAGTTCGCCGCCTCGACCGGCACCAAGCTGTGCCTCGACGTCTCCCACAGCAAGCTCGCGGCCAACCACCTCGGCATGCCGTTCTCCGAGGCCGTCGAGCTTCTGGCGCCGCATACGATCCACCTGCACCTCGTCGATGCCACGGGAGTTGACGGTGAGGGCGTCCAGGTTGCCGAGGGCGAGGTCGACTGGGCGGCGCTCTCCGATCAGCTCGACCGGCTCGCGCCCGGCGTGAGCTTCATCCCCGAGATCTGGCAGGGCCATGTCAACTCCGGCGAAGGCTTCTGGACTGCGCTCGACCGGCTCGAGGCGTGGTTCTGA
- a CDS encoding glycosyltransferase family 2 protein translates to MTSVTVVIPHYGDPATALALVRSLQTQGGGLLAGIVVSDDASPVPFPETEGVHVVRRERNGGFGSAVNTGMERVETELALVLNSDLEIGATFVEDLVRAAYPWQPAVVSPHVVRPNGVQEWIGAHFPSPAHHATEWLSPLARFRESDAWREGVGIDSRCTEGVVVPVDWVKGAAMLIPVGPFRAVGGFDEAYFMFAEEVDLQRRLREVGVPSIFAGTVTVIHEGGGSSDPERRRHWLVESRLKYAAKWGGESALKASLATASVVNFGVNALRQMAGRDVDSVATLRRELGYLKPGQERGQ, encoded by the coding sequence GTGACCTCGGTGACTGTGGTCATTCCGCACTACGGCGACCCGGCCACGGCCCTTGCGCTCGTTCGGAGTCTCCAGACTCAGGGGGGCGGCCTCCTCGCGGGGATCGTGGTGTCGGACGACGCCTCTCCGGTTCCTTTCCCGGAAACGGAAGGGGTCCACGTTGTGCGCCGGGAGCGCAACGGAGGCTTCGGATCTGCGGTGAACACCGGCATGGAACGGGTCGAGACTGAGCTGGCCCTTGTGCTCAACAGCGACCTCGAGATCGGTGCTACGTTCGTCGAGGATCTGGTCCGGGCCGCGTACCCGTGGCAGCCCGCCGTCGTGAGTCCTCATGTGGTGCGGCCAAATGGGGTGCAGGAATGGATCGGCGCCCACTTCCCGAGCCCTGCGCACCACGCCACCGAATGGCTGTCCCCCCTTGCAAGGTTCCGCGAATCCGACGCTTGGCGCGAGGGTGTGGGCATCGACTCCCGGTGCACCGAAGGCGTTGTCGTTCCGGTGGATTGGGTCAAGGGAGCAGCGATGCTTATCCCCGTCGGGCCGTTCCGCGCGGTCGGCGGATTCGACGAGGCGTACTTCATGTTCGCCGAGGAGGTGGACCTCCAGCGCCGGCTCCGAGAGGTCGGCGTGCCGAGCATCTTCGCCGGAACCGTCACCGTCATCCACGAGGGCGGCGGCTCCTCCGACCCGGAGCGCAGGCGCCACTGGCTCGTGGAATCGAGACTCAAGTACGCGGCAAAGTGGGGTGGCGAGTCGGCCCTCAAGGCCTCCCTCGCGACTGCGTCGGTGGTCAACTTCGGAGTCAACGCACTCCGACAGATGGCCGGACGAGATGTCGACTCTGTTGCCACCCTGCGCCGTGAGCTCGGCTACCTCAAGCCAGGCCAGGAGCGCGGGCAGTGA
- a CDS encoding glycosyltransferase family 2 protein encodes MRTVATPEITVVIPVRNGEATLREQLLALASQTDAPAFEIVVSDNGSTDGTAEICTSLGNQIPSLRVVDSGDRPGVAHARNEGVRAAAAPYVVFCDADDRVTPGWLRSLGDALRRYDAVGGMVVVDVADASAELGDMAPNAEGLGSVFGHLPYAVGANLGVRRDVYLALGGMDESFPHGHEEVDFAWRLQNAGYTLGWAPDARVLYRQRTTRRGAFRQARNYGESSIQLWTRHSQSLPLGAVSLRISVRNLGRELLGLPRLASQRSGLGTARALGWTAGVLAGHLRYRKFGSSPAPRLMESPQ; translated from the coding sequence ATGAGAACAGTAGCGACGCCGGAGATCACGGTAGTCATTCCCGTGCGGAATGGAGAGGCCACGCTCCGGGAGCAGCTCTTGGCTCTCGCGAGCCAGACGGACGCCCCAGCCTTCGAGATCGTAGTCTCGGACAACGGCTCGACCGACGGCACGGCGGAGATCTGCACATCGCTTGGGAATCAGATACCGAGCCTGCGCGTCGTCGATTCAGGCGATCGGCCCGGGGTGGCCCATGCGCGCAACGAGGGGGTGAGGGCCGCCGCCGCTCCGTACGTCGTGTTCTGTGACGCCGACGACCGGGTCACCCCCGGGTGGCTCCGGTCCCTGGGAGATGCGCTGCGCAGGTACGACGCCGTCGGCGGAATGGTTGTGGTGGACGTGGCTGACGCGTCGGCCGAGCTTGGCGACATGGCCCCCAACGCCGAAGGCCTCGGATCCGTGTTCGGGCACCTACCCTACGCCGTCGGGGCAAACCTCGGCGTCCGCCGAGACGTATACCTTGCCCTAGGTGGTATGGACGAGTCATTCCCTCACGGGCATGAAGAGGTGGACTTCGCCTGGCGGCTCCAGAATGCCGGATACACGCTCGGCTGGGCACCTGATGCGCGCGTCCTATACCGCCAGCGGACGACGAGGCGGGGCGCCTTCCGGCAGGCCCGGAACTATGGGGAGTCCTCCATCCAGCTGTGGACGAGGCACTCACAGTCCCTCCCTTTGGGGGCCGTGTCCCTGCGGATCAGTGTGCGGAACCTCGGCCGAGAACTCCTCGGTCTCCCTCGGCTCGCCAGCCAGAGGAGCGGCCTCGGGACGGCCCGGGCTCTGGGCTGGACTGCCGGGGTCCTGGCAGGTCATTTGCGGTACCGGAAGTTCGGCTCCTCGCCCGCACCGCGACTCATGGAGTCTCCCCAGTGA